From Anas acuta chromosome 20, bAnaAcu1.1, whole genome shotgun sequence, a single genomic window includes:
- the QRFP gene encoding orexigenic neuropeptide QRFP, giving the protein MRAPSSLSCLLLLTLGACFPPGEPQQPRHPAEGPALQPGCREELDEAPGPCWWPNPKRRRSEELSTLLGIARELRGSGTWSGGPQGQPGRQEGPAPLPAGGEKRGGTLGNLAEELSGYSRKKGGFTFRFGR; this is encoded by the coding sequence ATGAGAGCACCCTCCTCGCtgtcctgcctcctcctgctgacCCTGGGGGCCTGCTTCCCTCCCGGAGAgccgcagcagccccggcacccCGCGGAGGGACCCGCGCTCCAGCCCGGCTGCCGAGAAGAGTTGGACGAAGCCCCCGGACCCTGCTGGTGGCCAAATCCGAAGCGGAGGCGAAGCGAGGAGCTGAGCACCCTGCTCGGCATCGCCCGGGAGCTGCGGGGCTCCGGCACGTGGAGTGGGGGCCCGCAGGGGCAGCCGGGCAGGCAGGAGGGTCCCGCACCGCTGCCGGCCGGGGGAGAGAAGCGAGGGGGCACCCTGGGGAACCTGGCCGAGGAGCTCAGCGGTTACAGCAGGAAGAAAGGCGGCTTCACCTTCCGATTCGGGAGGTGA